A part of Geitlerinema sp. PCC 9228 genomic DNA contains:
- a CDS encoding YihY/virulence factor BrkB family protein produces MTLASGITRFFRFFRHIHWQTLQQVLERAARQRLPGLSAEMAYNAMLALFPAILALLNAIGLVEASRRTLTRLAVRLSEVAPEQVLTIIEDFIEQITIDRSSGLFSLSFFIALWISSGAISAAMAALDQIHQLPRSQRRPFWKAKLISLLLTAGTMVMLVVACFLFFISDWLVGMAAEQLDVLGSLLLATWRLLSWPLSLGLVAAAFAFIYRYGPSRWHPGTPLIPGAAIAAILWALASGMFRFYVGNFAHYNRIYGTVGAIAILLLWLYLTSLSMLVGAQLNVTVGHNMHRHGDLYPAPDQATFYMEEEQKREEGEDGKMGKSTVDTTE; encoded by the coding sequence ATGACTCTCGCCAGTGGGATTACCCGCTTTTTTCGTTTTTTCCGCCATATTCACTGGCAAACTTTACAGCAGGTCCTGGAACGGGCTGCCAGACAGCGATTGCCGGGTTTGTCGGCGGAAATGGCTTACAATGCCATGCTGGCTTTGTTCCCCGCCATTTTGGCTTTGCTCAATGCCATTGGCTTAGTGGAAGCTTCTCGCCGTACTTTGACCAGGCTGGCCGTTCGCTTGAGCGAGGTAGCGCCGGAACAGGTGCTTACGATTATTGAAGATTTTATCGAACAAATTACGATCGATCGCTCTAGTGGGTTGTTTTCCCTCAGTTTTTTTATTGCTTTGTGGATTTCTTCGGGGGCTATTAGTGCGGCTATGGCGGCTTTGGACCAAATTCACCAACTGCCCCGTTCCCAAAGACGACCTTTTTGGAAGGCGAAGTTAATTTCTTTGTTGCTGACGGCAGGTACGATGGTCATGCTGGTGGTGGCCTGCTTTTTGTTTTTTATTAGCGATTGGCTGGTGGGGATGGCCGCGGAGCAATTGGATGTATTGGGGTCGCTGTTGCTGGCGACTTGGCGATTGTTGAGCTGGCCCCTGTCGCTGGGATTGGTGGCGGCAGCGTTTGCGTTTATTTATCGCTACGGACCCAGCCGCTGGCATCCCGGTACGCCGCTGATTCCCGGTGCCGCGATCGCGGCGATTTTGTGGGCTTTGGCTTCGGGAATGTTTCGCTTTTATGTGGGCAATTTTGCCCATTACAACCGCATTTACGGGACTGTGGGGGCGATCGCAATTTTGCTATTGTGGCTGTATCTCACCTCCCTCAGCATGCTGGTGGGAGCGCAATTGAACGTTACGGTGGGACACAACATGCACCGCCACGGCGACCTGTACCCTGCCCCTGACCAGGCAACTTTTTATATGGAAGAGGAGCAAAAGCGCGAGGAGGGAGAAGACGGCAAAATGGGAAAATCGACCGTGG
- the thrC gene encoding threonine synthase: MSARDLQNPQTTSKETDWQGLIHAYRPYLPVSDTTPVVTLLEGNTPLIPVPSIAAEIGKQVEVFVKYDGLNPTGSFKDRGMTMAVSKAKEAGAQAVICASTGNTSAAAAAYAARGGLQAFVLIPDGYVALGKLAQALLYGAQVMAIQGNFDACFQIVREMADRYPVTLVNSVNPYRLEGQKTSAFEIVDRLGEAPDWLCIPVGNAGNISAYWMGFCQYHAAGRCQRLPKMMGFQAKGSAPMVLGETVSNPQTIATAIRIGNPANRKSAIATAEASQGEFNAVSDEEILAAYRMLAREEGIFCEPASAASIAGLMQQKDRIPTGAKVVCVLTGNGLKDPDTAIAHNQTKFQKGVDPTVEAVAQQMGF; this comes from the coding sequence TTGTCGGCCAGAGATCTCCAAAACCCACAAACCACCTCTAAAGAAACCGACTGGCAAGGGTTAATCCACGCCTATCGACCCTACTTACCGGTGAGCGATACCACGCCAGTGGTGACCCTCTTAGAAGGCAACACTCCCTTAATTCCCGTACCCTCCATTGCCGCCGAAATCGGCAAACAAGTGGAGGTATTTGTCAAATACGACGGTCTCAATCCCACAGGGAGCTTCAAAGACCGCGGTATGACCATGGCAGTCTCCAAAGCCAAGGAAGCCGGGGCGCAAGCCGTCATCTGTGCCAGTACCGGCAACACCTCAGCGGCCGCAGCTGCCTATGCAGCGCGGGGAGGATTGCAAGCATTTGTTTTGATTCCCGATGGTTACGTCGCGTTGGGCAAACTGGCACAAGCCTTGCTCTACGGCGCTCAAGTCATGGCGATTCAGGGCAATTTCGACGCCTGCTTTCAAATCGTGCGCGAAATGGCCGATCGCTACCCGGTGACCTTAGTCAACTCCGTGAACCCCTATCGTTTGGAAGGGCAAAAAACCTCCGCCTTTGAAATTGTCGATCGCTTGGGAGAGGCCCCCGATTGGCTGTGTATCCCCGTCGGCAACGCTGGCAATATCAGCGCCTACTGGATGGGATTTTGCCAGTACCATGCTGCCGGTCGCTGCCAGCGGCTCCCCAAAATGATGGGATTTCAGGCCAAAGGGTCGGCACCCATGGTTTTGGGAGAAACCGTCAGCAACCCCCAAACCATTGCCACCGCCATTCGCATCGGCAACCCCGCCAACCGCAAATCGGCGATCGCGACCGCCGAAGCCAGCCAGGGGGAATTTAACGCGGTCAGCGACGAAGAAATTTTGGCCGCCTATCGCATGCTGGCGCGCGAAGAAGGGATTTTCTGCGAACCAGCCAGCGCCGCTTCCATTGCCGGGTTGATGCAACAAAAAGACCGCATTCCTACCGGTGCCAAAGTGGTGTGCGTGTTAACCGGCAACGGCTTGAAAGACCCCGACACCGCGATCGCGCACAATCAAACCAAATTCCAAAAAGGGGTAGACCCTACTGTAGAGGCGGTAGCTCAACAGATGGGTTTTTAG
- a CDS encoding glycosyltransferase has translation MVDNRRMMVKALPMVSVVIPTYNCGVYVRQAVESVLQQRYTNYELIVVDDGSADDTQRILAPYRDRLHLISQANQGVGSARNRGLAAAKGEFVVFLDADDYFLPNKLTHQVAVFQQQPHLGIVHSGWRQVNQDGDFLADVCRWQQIPQLNLESWLRWKPVGTMGTMMFRRDWLRRVGGFTPGLTHAEDVDLVLRLLSAGCAIAWLPEITICYRLHSASAMGQGIKQARCLAWVINRFFSQTNLPDSIRSMESEVRFTTWVWIAWYLYHTDFWQEAITYLQESWHISPERHKATVPRWVENFIELSTGSRHRDRSTLQLPEKLQRFWSSSHWQNLIKWVIQKDTISRKDHPLVSIVIPTYNSANYLCECIESIFYQTYPHYEIIVINDGSKDNPKQAIFPYLGLLRYIDQQNQGVSATRNRGISLAKGELVVFLDADDCFLPDKLQSQVAVFQENPQLGIVQSGWWRVNQQGNLLKCVEPWHYISQLNLETWLRWKPMGTMGTLMFRRDWLQRVGGFDTRLRHAEDVDLVLRLSVQGCPSAWLRQHTVCYRQHDRNTMRDGISQAESINFVLDKFFAMPQLPEYVRLLENWVRYTTLVWSAWYLYRTGFLGEMVQYLQRSRQYCPYLPAAMVVNWLESMQSFSQEVGEFFDPDAVSRLPQWQGLVKQVTAVG, from the coding sequence ATGGTAGATAACCGACGCATGATGGTGAAGGCGCTTCCCATGGTTAGCGTTGTGATTCCTACGTATAACTGCGGTGTCTATGTGCGGCAGGCGGTGGAAAGTGTTTTGCAACAGCGCTATACCAACTATGAGTTGATTGTGGTTGATGATGGGTCGGCGGATGATACCCAACGGATTTTGGCTCCTTATCGCGATCGCCTACATTTGATTAGCCAAGCCAATCAAGGAGTTGGTTCGGCCCGCAATCGCGGTTTGGCTGCGGCCAAAGGGGAGTTTGTGGTTTTCTTGGATGCCGATGATTATTTTCTCCCCAACAAACTTACCCACCAAGTCGCTGTTTTCCAACAACAACCCCACCTCGGCATCGTTCACAGTGGCTGGCGGCAGGTTAACCAAGACGGCGATTTTTTAGCGGATGTCTGCCGCTGGCAGCAAATTCCCCAACTGAATCTGGAAAGTTGGTTGCGGTGGAAACCCGTAGGTACCATGGGAACTATGATGTTTCGTCGCGATTGGCTGCGGCGCGTAGGTGGGTTTACGCCGGGGTTGACCCATGCGGAAGATGTGGATCTGGTTTTGCGGTTGCTATCTGCGGGATGCGCGATCGCTTGGTTGCCGGAAATTACCATATGCTACCGCTTGCATTCTGCCAGTGCCATGGGTCAGGGGATAAAACAAGCTCGTTGTTTGGCTTGGGTCATCAATCGTTTTTTCTCACAAACCAACCTTCCTGACTCGATTCGCTCCATGGAGTCAGAAGTTCGTTTTACCACTTGGGTATGGATTGCTTGGTATTTATATCATACGGATTTTTGGCAGGAAGCCATTACTTACTTGCAGGAATCTTGGCACATTTCTCCCGAACGGCACAAGGCAACGGTACCCAGGTGGGTAGAAAATTTTATTGAGCTTTCCACAGGCAGCCGGCATCGCGATCGCAGCACTTTACAGTTACCGGAAAAATTACAAAGATTTTGGTCTTCCTCCCACTGGCAAAATTTAATAAAGTGGGTTATTCAAAAAGATACGATTTCCAGAAAAGACCATCCTTTGGTTAGTATAGTTATTCCTACATACAATAGTGCAAACTATCTGTGTGAATGTATAGAAAGCATTTTTTATCAAACTTACCCTCATTACGAAATAATTGTTATTAACGACGGTTCAAAAGATAATCCCAAACAAGCAATATTTCCCTATTTGGGTTTGTTGCGCTATATAGACCAACAAAATCAAGGGGTGTCTGCTACCCGCAATCGCGGTATTTCCTTGGCAAAAGGAGAATTGGTGGTATTTCTCGATGCAGATGATTGCTTTTTACCCGATAAATTACAAAGTCAAGTAGCGGTATTTCAAGAAAATCCCCAGCTGGGTATCGTACAAAGTGGTTGGTGGCGGGTCAACCAACAGGGCAATTTGCTGAAATGCGTGGAACCTTGGCATTATATTTCCCAGTTAAATTTAGAAACCTGGTTGCGGTGGAAGCCTATGGGAACCATGGGAACGCTGATGTTTCGTCGGGATTGGTTGCAGCGGGTAGGGGGATTTGACACGAGATTGCGCCATGCGGAAGATGTGGATTTGGTGTTGCGGTTGAGCGTGCAAGGATGTCCGTCGGCTTGGTTGCGCCAGCATACGGTTTGTTATCGCCAGCACGATCGCAATACGATGCGGGATGGGATTTCCCAGGCAGAGTCGATTAATTTTGTTTTGGATAAGTTTTTTGCCATGCCGCAGTTGCCGGAGTACGTACGGTTGTTAGAAAATTGGGTACGGTATACGACGTTGGTGTGGAGTGCTTGGTATTTATATCGTACGGGGTTTTTGGGAGAAATGGTGCAGTATTTGCAGCGATCGCGTCAGTATTGTCCCTATTTACCGGCGGCGATGGTGGTGAATTGGTTGGAAAGCATGCAAAGTTTTTCCCAGGAGGTGGGCGAGTTTTTCGACCCGGATGCGGTTAGTCGCCTGCCTCAGTGGCAGGGTTTGGTGAAACAGGTGACGGCGGTTGGGTAG
- a CDS encoding tetratricopeptide repeat protein, translating to MTSNSLEELKSKIIHLHQQAENHLGKGEWEAAISCYQQAITLSPNTWQLHFQLGEIHRQQQNWQAAAACYQQAIQLNPKSFWSHHHLGDSFLKQNQWQAAIPIYQKAIQLNPNYSWSYNNLGVALMQCQQWEAAADAFRQAIALKPDYPWSYSSLGEVLLKQHRYQEAVEVLQTATQLNPDYPWSYNSLGNALLQLHRYEEAVTALQTATQLNPEYPWSYYNLGQALMALQRCTEAIAAFHNSIQYNRDFRWSYNHIKNILFRQGKLEEAIAFFQQLTQESPQTFWSHFYLKWLILKQGEAAREAGNEATATEKFHIAKHIQLVDPAANVSDDDTSRFGNSQPDFLILGTQKGGTSSLYHYLATHPQVLPAVEKEIDFWGWNYTRGIDWYLAHFSPIPSDCQKITGEATPQYLEYTHAATQISQHFPDIKFLILLRNPADRTISQYYHWVGEGSETRPLSEVVDAEIELLQQQPEDVIGNKAYWDLPIKYLGRSIYIEFLRCWMQVFSRDQFLIVRSEDFFRNPDAMLQEVCRFLGLSEHHLPHYEQHNRGSYEGVDAAARQRLLDFFDGYNRQLEAFLDRSLDW from the coding sequence ATGACTTCCAACTCCCTAGAAGAATTAAAAAGCAAAATCATCCATCTCCACCAACAAGCCGAAAACCACCTCGGCAAAGGAGAATGGGAAGCAGCCATTTCCTGCTACCAGCAAGCCATTACCCTATCTCCCAACACCTGGCAGCTACACTTTCAATTAGGAGAAATCCATCGCCAACAGCAAAACTGGCAAGCCGCCGCCGCCTGCTACCAACAAGCCATCCAACTCAATCCCAAAAGTTTCTGGTCTCACCACCACCTCGGCGACAGTTTCTTAAAACAAAATCAATGGCAAGCCGCCATTCCCATCTACCAAAAAGCCATCCAACTCAACCCCAACTATTCCTGGTCGTACAATAATTTAGGCGTTGCCTTGATGCAATGCCAACAGTGGGAAGCCGCCGCCGACGCCTTTCGCCAAGCCATTGCCTTAAAACCCGACTATCCCTGGTCGTATAGCAGTTTGGGAGAAGTCTTGTTAAAACAGCATCGCTACCAAGAGGCAGTGGAAGTTTTGCAAACAGCTACCCAATTAAATCCCGATTATCCCTGGTCGTATAACAGTTTGGGAAATGCATTGCTGCAGCTGCATCGCTACGAAGAGGCAGTAACAGCATTACAAACAGCGACCCAATTAAACCCCGAGTATCCCTGGTCTTACTACAATTTAGGACAAGCGTTGATGGCATTGCAACGCTGCACCGAAGCTATTGCTGCCTTTCATAACAGCATCCAATACAACCGGGATTTCCGTTGGTCTTACAACCATATTAAAAATATTCTGTTTCGGCAGGGAAAACTGGAAGAGGCAATTGCGTTTTTCCAACAGCTAACCCAAGAATCTCCCCAAACTTTCTGGTCGCATTTTTATCTGAAATGGCTGATTCTCAAACAAGGGGAAGCTGCCAGGGAAGCTGGCAACGAAGCGACAGCCACAGAAAAATTTCACATTGCCAAACATATCCAACTGGTTGACCCAGCCGCCAATGTATCTGATGATGATACCTCTAGATTTGGTAATTCCCAACCCGATTTTCTCATTTTAGGAACGCAAAAAGGCGGTACGAGTTCCCTTTACCACTATCTCGCCACCCACCCGCAGGTGTTGCCAGCGGTAGAGAAAGAGATAGATTTCTGGGGATGGAACTATACCCGAGGAATTGATTGGTATCTCGCTCATTTTTCCCCGATTCCGTCGGATTGTCAAAAAATTACTGGCGAAGCGACGCCACAATATTTGGAATATACCCACGCCGCCACGCAAATTTCCCAGCATTTTCCCGATATAAAGTTTTTGATTTTGCTGCGAAATCCCGCAGACCGAACGATATCTCAATACTATCACTGGGTGGGAGAAGGCAGCGAAACTCGACCTTTGTCTGAGGTGGTTGATGCGGAAATTGAGTTGCTGCAGCAGCAACCTGAGGATGTAATTGGCAATAAGGCGTATTGGGATTTGCCGATTAAATATTTAGGTCGCAGCATTTATATTGAGTTTCTCCGCTGCTGGATGCAGGTTTTTTCCCGAGACCAGTTTTTGATTGTTCGCAGCGAAGATTTTTTCCGAAATCCCGATGCGATGTTGCAGGAGGTTTGCCGCTTTCTAGGATTGTCGGAACACCACCTTCCCCACTACGAACAACACAATCGCGGCAGTTACGAGGGGGTGGATGCTGCTGCGAGGCAGCGATTGCTGGATTTCTTTGATGGTTACAACCGCCAGTTGGAGGCGTTTCTTGATAGGTCGTTGGATTGGTGA
- a CDS encoding tetratricopeptide repeat protein: protein MPADISPKDTVIDLIQKAETHCQQQNWQAAMDAYQEAIQQQPEYATTYVELAKLLQQLGKNQQAAETWWEALQRKPEWGNTDDYLTLGNHFVKQQSWSKAIACYQQAIATNSQAYLAHHNLGEIYSYQQQWQEAISHYQQSIAINPDFPNAYHGLGKVFASQQEWEKAADCYQQAIAKDLATFAVYSNLGKALENLGDSQAAIDTYQQAYSLNPQAADVCIRLGNLQLQQENYDAAISRYLEAIRLQPKNVALYVKLRHLPMYKQVTFSASQIEKMIDTYNQVIANIPDFPESYVNLGELFTQQGEIEKAIATYQKGIHQYTLSHYQEFANDTTLTTKTQPDFLIIGVMKSGTTSLYKYLTQHPQILPCLQKEIHFFDWQFHLGLDWYLSQFPPHPQNQQYLSGEATPGYLFNRFASQNIYQSFPQTKLILILRNPIDRTISHYYDQVNWIHIEQRDLQAALAREIETLKRVMAENDVTQTPWKMRYGYVSRSLYVYFLQKWLELFPREQILILRSEDLYTNPQATMRQVFAFLNLPDYQLPHYPQYVAGSYNPVNPQIRQMLAEFFHPHTRKLEETLGKSMDWQQ, encoded by the coding sequence ATGCCTGCCGATATCTCTCCCAAAGATACTGTTATCGACTTAATTCAAAAAGCCGAAACCCACTGCCAGCAACAAAACTGGCAAGCCGCCATGGATGCTTATCAAGAAGCTATCCAACAGCAACCCGAATACGCTACCACCTATGTAGAATTGGCAAAACTTCTCCAGCAACTGGGAAAAAACCAACAAGCTGCCGAAACCTGGTGGGAAGCCTTGCAGCGAAAACCAGAATGGGGAAACACCGACGATTACCTCACCCTCGGCAATCATTTCGTCAAACAGCAATCGTGGTCAAAAGCCATCGCTTGCTACCAACAAGCCATTGCTACCAATTCCCAAGCCTACTTAGCCCATCATAACTTAGGGGAAATCTATAGCTACCAACAACAGTGGCAAGAAGCCATTTCCCACTACCAACAATCTATTGCCATCAATCCCGACTTTCCCAACGCCTACCACGGTTTGGGAAAGGTTTTCGCCTCGCAACAGGAGTGGGAAAAAGCGGCAGACTGCTACCAGCAAGCCATTGCCAAAGATTTAGCTACGTTTGCCGTTTATTCTAATTTAGGAAAAGCCTTAGAAAATCTGGGAGACTCCCAAGCTGCCATCGACACTTACCAACAAGCCTACTCCCTCAATCCCCAAGCTGCCGATGTTTGCATTCGTTTGGGAAACCTGCAGCTACAACAGGAAAACTACGACGCCGCCATTTCCCGCTACTTGGAAGCTATCCGATTGCAACCCAAAAATGTGGCTTTGTACGTTAAGCTACGCCATTTACCCATGTACAAGCAAGTCACCTTTTCGGCTTCCCAGATTGAAAAAATGATAGATACCTACAACCAGGTAATCGCCAATATTCCTGACTTTCCCGAATCCTATGTCAATTTGGGAGAACTGTTCACCCAACAAGGAGAAATCGAAAAAGCGATCGCTACTTACCAAAAAGGCATCCACCAATATACCCTATCCCACTACCAAGAATTTGCCAATGACACCACCCTCACCACCAAAACCCAACCCGACTTCCTCATCATCGGCGTCATGAAATCGGGAACCACCTCCCTCTATAAATACCTAACCCAACATCCGCAAATCCTCCCCTGCCTGCAAAAAGAAATTCACTTCTTCGACTGGCAATTCCACCTGGGATTGGATTGGTATCTTTCCCAATTTCCCCCCCATCCCCAAAACCAGCAATACCTCAGCGGCGAAGCCACCCCCGGCTATTTATTCAACCGCTTCGCCAGCCAAAACATTTACCAATCCTTCCCCCAAACCAAACTCATCCTCATCCTCCGCAACCCCATCGATAGAACCATTTCCCACTACTACGACCAAGTAAATTGGATCCACATCGAACAGCGAGACCTACAAGCCGCCTTAGCCAGAGAAATCGAAACCCTAAAACGAGTTATGGCAGAAAACGACGTAACCCAAACCCCCTGGAAAATGCGATATGGTTACGTCAGCCGCAGTTTGTATGTCTACTTCCTGCAAAAATGGTTGGAACTGTTTCCCAGAGAACAAATTTTAATCCTGCGTAGCGAAGACCTCTACACCAATCCCCAAGCCACCATGCGTCAAGTCTTCGCATTTCTCAACTTGCCAGATTACCAACTTCCCCACTATCCTCAATACGTAGCGGGTTCTTACAATCCCGTAAATCCCCAAATCCGGCAAATGCTAGCAGAGTTTTTCCACCCCCATACCCGCAAACTAGAGGAAACCTTGGGGAAATCCATGGATTGGCAGCAATAG
- a CDS encoding tetratricopeptide repeat protein: MSADISPKPTVIALIQKAKTHCQQQNWQAAIDAYREAIQQQPEYATTYLELAKLLQQLGKIQQAANTWWEALKRQPEWGNTDDYLTLGNLFVKQQSWSKAIACYQQAIASNPQSYLAHHNLGEIYSYKQQWQAAISHYQQAIAIHPNFPNAYNSLGKIFASQQNWQAAADCYRQAWQRNPNFSIAKKNLILALVKIEQWQEATDTYQQQPPIEEKDKDADFYFKIGYAFAKQQLWSKAIDTYQTSISLNSQQFWVYQHLAKAYIALEKWDNAAAACRQAIALSPQNPHLYKKLAGIYEQQKQWHLAIETYWQAIHCNPNLVWSYVALGKLLLQRSRWQEAEIVYQKALAVDPQKAILYNKLGIALHHLQRWEEAVAAFHQAIELEPQTHWYYQRLGDSLCQLQRWQEAIAAYEKAIERNESHPWLYHKIGDAWYALQNWEQAALAYQKWEQAIQRQQQPASWDVAIQPIAASNIPFCRIVYDGYQEGGLCNRLRVLASCLSLGYFWQIPVYMRWLPVKSCHCYFEDIYQPICKTVEADIIHQWLLEEASQTLHITKMTADMGWLHKQYLQDEVSRFAYDQKCSEFIRSLKLQPNLQNAVDNFIQNNWQHPIIGLHVRRTDNYKSVLISNDDRFIKTIERYRQQGVEKFFLATDNGETQAKFKEQFGNRILTYSQEFNPSQLRQTSQQTAAIDLHLLAKTQKIVGSYDSSFSQYAATLGNIPLELPWENPHSEVS, from the coding sequence ATGTCTGCCGATATTTCCCCCAAACCTACCGTCATCGCCTTAATCCAAAAAGCCAAAACCCACTGCCAGCAACAAAACTGGCAAGCCGCCATTGATGCCTATCGAGAAGCTATCCAACAACAACCCGAATACGCCACCACCTATCTAGAATTGGCAAAACTTCTCCAGCAACTGGGGAAAATCCAACAAGCTGCCAACACCTGGTGGGAAGCATTGAAACGGCAGCCAGAATGGGGAAACACCGACGACTACCTCACCCTCGGCAATCTCTTCGTCAAACAGCAATCGTGGTCGAAAGCCATTGCCTGCTACCAACAAGCCATTGCCAGCAATCCCCAATCCTACTTGGCACATCATAACTTAGGGGAAATTTATAGCTACAAGCAACAGTGGCAAGCCGCCATCTCCCACTACCAACAAGCCATTGCCATCCATCCCAACTTTCCCAACGCCTACAACAGTTTGGGAAAAATCTTTGCCTCCCAACAAAACTGGCAAGCCGCCGCCGACTGCTACCGCCAAGCCTGGCAGCGAAACCCCAATTTCTCAATAGCGAAAAAAAATCTTATTTTGGCATTGGTCAAAATCGAACAGTGGCAAGAAGCTACAGATACCTACCAGCAGCAACCTCCTATTGAAGAAAAAGATAAAGACGCCGACTTTTATTTTAAAATTGGCTATGCCTTTGCCAAACAGCAACTATGGTCAAAAGCCATTGACACCTACCAAACCTCGATTTCCCTCAACAGCCAGCAATTTTGGGTTTACCAACACCTCGCCAAAGCCTATATCGCCTTAGAAAAATGGGATAACGCCGCCGCCGCTTGTCGTCAAGCCATTGCCTTATCGCCACAAAACCCCCATCTTTACAAAAAACTTGCCGGGATATACGAACAACAGAAACAGTGGCATCTCGCCATTGAAACCTACTGGCAAGCCATTCACTGCAACCCGAATTTAGTTTGGTCTTACGTAGCCTTGGGAAAACTGCTTTTACAAAGGTCACGTTGGCAAGAAGCAGAAATCGTCTACCAAAAAGCCTTAGCAGTAGACCCCCAAAAAGCCATTTTATATAACAAACTCGGCATAGCCTTGCATCACTTGCAACGTTGGGAAGAAGCTGTGGCAGCTTTTCACCAAGCCATCGAGTTAGAACCCCAAACACACTGGTACTATCAAAGATTGGGAGATTCGTTATGCCAACTGCAACGCTGGCAAGAAGCCATTGCCGCCTACGAAAAAGCCATAGAACGCAATGAAAGCCATCCTTGGTTGTACCATAAAATCGGTGACGCTTGGTATGCCTTGCAAAATTGGGAACAAGCTGCCTTGGCTTATCAAAAATGGGAACAAGCCATCCAACGCCAGCAGCAACCGGCATCATGGGATGTAGCCATTCAACCAATCGCTGCCAGCAACATTCCATTTTGCCGAATTGTCTACGATGGTTACCAAGAGGGGGGATTGTGTAACCGTTTGCGGGTATTGGCATCTTGTCTGAGTTTGGGATATTTCTGGCAAATCCCGGTATACATGCGTTGGCTGCCAGTGAAAAGCTGCCACTGCTACTTTGAAGATATTTACCAACCTATCTGCAAAACTGTGGAAGCTGATATCATTCATCAATGGCTGCTAGAGGAAGCTTCCCAAACCTTACACATAACCAAAATGACCGCAGATATGGGTTGGTTGCACAAACAATACTTACAAGATGAGGTCAGTCGCTTTGCCTACGACCAAAAATGTTCGGAATTTATCCGTAGTCTGAAATTGCAACCCAACTTACAAAACGCCGTCGATAATTTTATCCAAAACAACTGGCAGCATCCTATCATAGGTTTGCACGTTCGCCGTACGGATAATTATAAATCCGTCTTGATATCCAACGACGATCGCTTTATCAAAACAATAGAACGTTACCGGCAACAAGGGGTAGAGAAATTTTTCCTCGCCACCGACAACGGCGAAACCCAAGCCAAATTCAAAGAACAATTCGGCAATCGCATCCTCACCTACTCCCAAGAGTTCAACCCCAGCCAGCTGCGACAAACCAGCCAGCAAACCGCCGCCATTGACCTGCATTTGCTAGCCAAAACCCAAAAAATCGTTGGTTCTTACGATTCTAGCTTCAGCCAATACGCCGCCACCCTAGGCAACATTCCTTTAGAACTGCCTTGGGAAAACCCCCATTCTGAGGTATCCTAA